One region of Lathamus discolor isolate bLatDis1 chromosome 2, bLatDis1.hap1, whole genome shotgun sequence genomic DNA includes:
- the VOPP1 gene encoding WW domain binding protein VOPP1 isoform X1: MNRFQPGVALLLSLLWECTEAKKHCWYFEGLYPTYYICRSYEDCCGSRCCVRALSIQRLWYFWFLLMMGVLFCCGAGFFIRRRMYPPPLVEEPTFNVSYTRQPVNTASGSQQPGVPYYTDPGGPVMNPMAMAFHVQPNSPQGNPVYPPPPSYCNTPPPPYEQVVKSST; encoded by the exons TGTACAGAGGCCAAAAAGCATTGCTGGTACTTTGAAGGATTATATCCTACATATTATAT aTGTCGCTCCTATGAGGATTGCTGTGGTTCAAGATGCTGTGTGAGAGCTCTCTCTATCCAGAGACTATGGTATTTTTG GTTCCTTTTGATGATGGGAGTTTTGTTCTGTTGCGGAGCTGGTTTCTTTATCCGAAGGCGGATGTACCCTCCTCCACTAGTAGAAGAACCTACTTTTAACGTGTCTTACACCAGACAACCAGTCAACACTGCATCAG ggTCACAACAACCTGGAGTGCCGTATTACACGGATCCAGGTGGACCTGTGATGAATCCCATGGCTATGGCTTTCCACGTCCAGCCCAATTCCCCGCAAGGAAACCCGGTTTACCCCCCACCACCTTCCTACTGCAACACACCACCTCCCCCTTACGAGCAGGTGGTGAAATCCTCCACGTGA
- the VOPP1 gene encoding WW domain binding protein VOPP1 isoform X2, with protein sequence MAVLCRSYEDCCGSRCCVRALSIQRLWYFWFLLMMGVLFCCGAGFFIRRRMYPPPLVEEPTFNVSYTRQPVNTASGSQQPGVPYYTDPGGPVMNPMAMAFHVQPNSPQGNPVYPPPPSYCNTPPPPYEQVVKSST encoded by the exons ATGGCAGTGTT aTGTCGCTCCTATGAGGATTGCTGTGGTTCAAGATGCTGTGTGAGAGCTCTCTCTATCCAGAGACTATGGTATTTTTG GTTCCTTTTGATGATGGGAGTTTTGTTCTGTTGCGGAGCTGGTTTCTTTATCCGAAGGCGGATGTACCCTCCTCCACTAGTAGAAGAACCTACTTTTAACGTGTCTTACACCAGACAACCAGTCAACACTGCATCAG ggTCACAACAACCTGGAGTGCCGTATTACACGGATCCAGGTGGACCTGTGATGAATCCCATGGCTATGGCTTTCCACGTCCAGCCCAATTCCCCGCAAGGAAACCCGGTTTACCCCCCACCACCTTCCTACTGCAACACACCACCTCCCCCTTACGAGCAGGTGGTGAAATCCTCCACGTGA